The segment AAAAGGCGATAATTTAACGAATATTGCTAAGAAATATAATGCGACAGTTTCCGATATGAAACAATGGAATGCATTAGAGTCCGATGCGATTCAAGTAGGACAAAAGTTGAAAATTCAGCAAGCAAATGCGAAAGAAGAAGCGACTGTAGATGAAGTTGAGGCAGTCATTGAATTTAAAGAAACAGCAGATGAAGCGATTGCAAAGCAGTTAGCAAATGAACAGGAAATTACTACGCCGATCAATGCTGCTTCACAACAAAAGTACAATCAAGTATTAATAGTCGCGAATCAGTCGTTAGGGGTTCCATATGTTTATGGTGGAAATACAATGGCAGGTTTTGATTGTAGTGGATTTGTTAACTATGTTTATCAACAAGCAGGAATAAACCTAACACGCAAAAGTAGCTTAATGTACTTTCAGCAGGACACAACAAAAGTAAAAACACCTTTGCCGGGAGATTTAGTGTTCTTTAAAAATACATTTATCCCAAACATTTCACACATGGGTATTTATATTGGTAATGATGAATTTATCCATGCGGGCTCCCAAGGGGTCGTTGTCGCCAATGTAAAAACAAAATACTGGGCTGAACGGATTGTTTCTTTCAAACGCTTAAATAACGTACAGTAATATATTGGGGGATATGTAGAATCTTTCATTTTGATGGGAATCTATGTATCTTCTTTTAGTCAGATAGATTTGTGAGGACACCTCATGCACCTAAATAGGCTTATGTTACAGAATCTTCAGGGCTTTTTATAACGAGTAATATTACAAATGTAACAAAAAACGCGAAGAATGGTAGTAATGTTACA is part of the Solibacillus sp. FSL K6-1523 genome and harbors:
- a CDS encoding C40 family peptidase gives rise to the protein MQKKWKTLLSGALFTSVFLVASNVDAATYTVQKGDNLTKIASTHKTTVQQLKQWNKLSDDSIFLEQKLIVAMPDKVTGKPIDKENNSTANKTQFYTVAKGDNLTNIAKKYNATVSDMKQWNALESDAIQVGQKLKIQQANAKEEATVDEVEAVIEFKETADEAIAKQLANEQEITTPINAASQQKYNQVLIVANQSLGVPYVYGGNTMAGFDCSGFVNYVYQQAGINLTRKSSLMYFQQDTTKVKTPLPGDLVFFKNTFIPNISHMGIYIGNDEFIHAGSQGVVVANVKTKYWAERIVSFKRLNNVQ